In Dyadobacter subterraneus, a single genomic region encodes these proteins:
- a CDS encoding PIG-L deacetylase family protein, with product MKKIFVIVIALLAADYAHAQTNKPQLSNPIRVIVFGAHPDDCDLGAGGIATMYSAMGHKVKFVSLTNGDKGHQNMSEGKLYYRRLKEAQEAAKRFGVEYEVLHNNDGELFPTLENRLEVIRQIRKWNADIVIGPRTNDYHPDHRNTGVIVQDAAYLVIVPNIASNVPPLRKNPVFLYFRDRFQKPNPFRPDIAIDITGALPQKVNGLDAHVSQFYEWLPWTNQDLENVPKDTLERKKWLFAAIEKRSAVTPEIKVALDKWYGKEKAALVKQAEVFEICEYGKQPTTEEIRKLFPMLP from the coding sequence ATGAAAAAAATCTTCGTAATTGTAATAGCATTACTCGCTGCTGATTATGCACACGCGCAGACAAATAAACCACAACTTTCCAATCCTATACGTGTTATTGTCTTTGGAGCACATCCGGATGATTGTGATTTGGGAGCCGGCGGAATTGCAACAATGTATTCTGCCATGGGGCACAAAGTGAAATTTGTTTCGCTGACAAATGGCGATAAAGGTCATCAGAATATGAGCGAAGGGAAATTGTATTATCGCCGATTAAAAGAAGCCCAGGAAGCGGCAAAACGTTTTGGGGTTGAATATGAAGTGCTGCATAATAACGACGGTGAATTGTTTCCAACACTGGAAAACCGCCTTGAAGTAATCAGACAAATAAGAAAATGGAATGCTGATATTGTCATTGGACCGCGTACAAATGATTATCATCCGGATCATAGGAATACTGGCGTAATTGTGCAGGACGCAGCTTATCTGGTAATCGTTCCAAACATAGCCAGCAATGTTCCGCCACTGAGGAAAAATCCGGTTTTCCTTTACTTCCGGGACAGGTTTCAAAAACCTAACCCATTCCGGCCCGATATTGCCATCGACATTACTGGCGCATTACCGCAAAAAGTAAATGGCCTTGATGCGCACGTATCACAGTTTTACGAGTGGCTGCCCTGGACAAATCAGGATCTTGAAAATGTTCCAAAAGATACTCTTGAAAGAAAAAAGTGGCTGTTTGCTGCTATTGAAAAAAGATCAGCCGTGACGCCGGAAATTAAGGTTGCACTTGACAAATGGTATGGGAAGGAAAAGGCTGCTCTGGTTAAACAGGCGGAAGTTTTTGAAATATGTGAATATGGAAAACAGCCGACAACAGAAGAAATCAGGAAGCTGTTTCCGATGCTTCCATAA
- a CDS encoding CTP synthase, translated as MASKARKTAKYIFVTGGVTSSLGKGIIASSLAKLLQARGLSVTIQKFDPYINIDPGTMNPYEHGECYVTDDGAETDLDLGHYERFLNVSTSQANNVTTGRVYHNVITAERRGDFLGKTVQVVPHITDELKRNMMLLGQSGDYDIVITEIGGCVGDIESLPFLEAVRQIKFELEHNDTLIIHLTLIPYLNSAGELKTKPTQHSVRMLQESGIQPDILVCRTEHPLPTDLRKKIALFCNVQVNSVIEAMDADTIYAVPLLMLKERLDQRALYMLDIYNDKDVDLDAWKTFLSRLKNPIDAIKIGLVGKYVELHDAYKSIVESFIHAGSANECKVTIEWIHSESLTPENVVEKLANLDGVLVAPGFGERGIDGKIEAIQYVRENGIPFFGICLGMQMAVIEYARNVVGLEGAHSVEMDATTEHPVINLMEDQKDVSNKGGTMRLGAYPCRLKKDSLANRIYGKLNIKERHRHRYEFNNKYLKAFEDKGLLATGINPDNNLVEMVELPGHPFYVGVQFHPELKSTVMNPHPLFVNFVKAALTYSIEKRSVIS; from the coding sequence ATGGCTTCCAAAGCACGAAAGACCGCTAAGTACATTTTCGTTACGGGCGGTGTTACATCTTCATTAGGTAAAGGGATAATAGCATCTTCTCTTGCTAAATTGCTGCAAGCCAGAGGGCTTTCAGTTACAATCCAAAAATTCGATCCATACATAAATATTGATCCGGGCACAATGAATCCTTATGAGCATGGTGAATGCTATGTAACGGACGACGGTGCAGAAACGGATCTGGATTTAGGTCACTACGAACGTTTCTTGAACGTTAGTACTTCTCAGGCAAATAACGTCACTACGGGAAGAGTTTATCACAATGTTATTACAGCTGAAAGACGCGGAGATTTTCTTGGAAAAACCGTTCAGGTTGTTCCTCACATCACAGATGAGCTGAAAAGAAATATGATGTTGCTGGGTCAATCCGGTGATTATGATATTGTTATTACAGAAATTGGTGGTTGTGTAGGGGATATTGAATCGCTTCCGTTTTTAGAAGCAGTTCGTCAGATCAAGTTCGAACTTGAACACAATGACACATTAATTATTCACCTGACGCTCATTCCTTATTTGAATTCTGCCGGTGAATTAAAGACAAAACCGACGCAACATTCGGTAAGAATGTTGCAGGAATCAGGTATTCAGCCTGATATTCTGGTTTGTCGTACAGAACATCCTTTGCCAACAGATCTTCGTAAAAAAATTGCGTTGTTCTGTAACGTTCAGGTTAATTCTGTAATTGAAGCAATGGACGCAGACACGATTTATGCTGTGCCGTTATTGATGTTGAAAGAAAGACTGGATCAACGTGCATTGTATATGCTTGACATATATAATGATAAAGATGTGGATCTGGATGCATGGAAAACTTTTCTTTCAAGACTTAAAAATCCAATTGACGCGATTAAAATTGGTCTGGTTGGAAAATATGTGGAATTGCATGATGCATACAAATCGATCGTTGAGTCTTTTATTCATGCAGGTTCTGCCAACGAATGTAAAGTAACTATCGAATGGATTCACTCTGAGAGTCTTACACCTGAAAATGTAGTTGAAAAGCTGGCAAATCTGGACGGTGTACTTGTTGCTCCGGGTTTTGGAGAAAGAGGAATTGACGGTAAAATTGAAGCAATCCAATACGTTCGCGAAAACGGAATTCCTTTCTTTGGAATTTGTTTGGGTATGCAAATGGCAGTTATTGAATATGCCCGTAATGTGGTAGGATTGGAAGGCGCGCATTCTGTTGAAATGGATGCAACTACCGAACATCCTGTGATCAATTTGATGGAAGACCAGAAAGATGTTTCCAACAAAGGCGGTACAATGCGTTTGGGAGCTTATCCTTGCCGTTTGAAAAAGGATTCTCTTGCCAACCGTATTTACGGAAAACTGAATATTAAAGAACGTCACCGTCACCGTTACGAATTCAACAACAAATACCTGAAAGCTTTTGAAGACAAAGGTTTGTTGGCTACGGGTATCAATCCGGACAATAATCTGGTTGAAATGGTTGAACTGCCAGGACATCCGTTTTATGTTGGTGTACAATTTCACCCTGAATTGAAAAGTACTGTAATGAATCCGCATCCGCTTTTCGTTAATTTTGTGAAAGCTGCGCTTACTTATTCAATTGAAAAACGGTCGGTTATATCCTGA
- the nspC gene encoding carboxynorspermidine decarboxylase, translating to MPIDYTNIPSPCFVLEEELLRKNLQLIDQVQKSAGCKIILALKGFSMYSAFPIVKEYLSGATASSLNEVKLINDFMGYPAHTYMPAYLDSEFTEIMERSSYITFNSFNQWERFKKRVFDFKIKNPEQALSCGIRVNPQYSEVETDMYNPCVPGSRLGVTRDKLPDTLPEGIDGIHFHSLCENDSYTLERTLEALETRFADLLHQAKWLNMGGGHLMTREGYDTEKLIDLVQKIRAKYNIEVILEPGSAIAWRTGELVTTVLDVMDSQGINVAILDTSFAAHMPDTLEMPYKPVIRGAYHEAQAGKPTYRMGGMTCLAGDFIGDYSFDKPLEIGDQIVFEDMIHYTMVKTTTFNGVNLPSIGIWQKNESFRLIRSYGYESFKDRLS from the coding sequence ATGCCAATCGATTACACGAATATCCCGTCTCCCTGTTTTGTTTTAGAGGAAGAATTACTAAGAAAAAATCTGCAATTAATAGATCAGGTCCAGAAATCGGCCGGCTGCAAAATTATTCTTGCGCTTAAAGGTTTCTCGATGTACAGTGCTTTTCCAATTGTAAAAGAATATTTGAGCGGGGCTACTGCCAGTTCATTAAATGAAGTAAAACTGATCAATGATTTCATGGGATATCCTGCGCATACGTACATGCCGGCATATTTGGATAGTGAATTCACAGAAATCATGGAACGCAGCAGTTACATTACATTTAATTCTTTTAATCAGTGGGAACGCTTTAAAAAAAGGGTTTTTGATTTTAAAATTAAAAATCCTGAGCAAGCTTTGTCTTGTGGAATCCGCGTAAATCCTCAGTATTCCGAAGTTGAAACGGATATGTATAATCCTTGCGTTCCGGGTTCACGTTTAGGTGTGACCAGAGATAAATTACCTGATACTTTGCCCGAAGGAATTGACGGAATTCACTTCCATTCTCTTTGCGAAAATGATTCTTATACACTGGAAAGAACATTGGAAGCACTGGAAACGCGTTTTGCCGATTTATTACATCAGGCAAAATGGCTGAATATGGGCGGTGGACATTTGATGACAAGGGAAGGTTATGATACCGAAAAGCTGATCGATCTTGTTCAGAAAATACGTGCAAAATATAATATTGAAGTCATTCTGGAACCGGGTTCTGCGATTGCGTGGCGAACCGGAGAATTGGTAACGACCGTTCTGGATGTGATGGATAGTCAGGGAATTAACGTAGCAATTCTGGATACTTCTTTTGCAGCGCATATGCCGGATACTTTGGAAATGCCTTATAAACCGGTTATCCGCGGAGCGTATCACGAAGCGCAGGCAGGAAAACCAACTTACAGAATGGGAGGGATGACTTGCCTTGCTGGAGATTTTATTGGGGATTATTCTTTTGACAAACCGCTGGAAATTGGTGATCAGATTGTTTTTGAAGATATGATCCACTATACCATGGTAAAAACGACGACATTTAACGGCGTTAACCTTCCTTCCATTGGTATCTGGCAGAAAAACGAATCTTTCAGGTTAATCCGGTCTTACGGTTACGAAAGTTTTAAGGATCGTTTATCATAA
- a CDS encoding ABC transporter substrate-binding protein, whose product MRIFVLLIIFICSGFGKIVCAQNPALNEDKYKAAVSDLKQGRYSIAIEKFAPLTTTNIQAPYAPYAHYYYALSAYQLKRYRESKQMLLQLLSRYPGWNKINDAYYLLGANNLATEQYKEGLGYLQRIKDSSFNKDVQGLKQHYFGEIRDLAKLRDIQKQYPEDRDIAIALIQSIEHSPSSTKTDLMQASQLSADFKVSGKEKVEKTEGPDKSIPKRANQWGKGYYNVSVLLPFRLDEFGSSKKRTNQFAYDYYLGLVQAKQQLETEGIKINLWAYDVSNDEKSMKAIVGNTDFQQSDLVIGPLYPSTFEVAANYVSGTNLYMLNPLSTDANVVKHGENTFLAHPSIPFQVQKAAEWMKTVAPGPTAAIYYGGSAKDSMMAFSYAAEFMARGGKVIQMLKIISDREWLQNKILSFETSKPSHVALFASDGNSGAPIIEILNDRKLTATPIIATSGSFNSQQSRLGKYGSRLYLIETDHVDRDKENVREFQKNYWSQTNTFPSNYSYQGYDQLLFFGRMLAEYKDGLKRGIGMRRYEDDYLLSGFDFTRSRENEISPILKYSGTKWVPVR is encoded by the coding sequence ATGAGAATTTTCGTTCTTTTAATAATATTCATCTGTTCAGGTTTTGGCAAAATTGTTTGTGCCCAAAATCCTGCACTGAATGAAGATAAGTATAAAGCTGCCGTATCGGACTTGAAACAAGGACGTTACAGCATTGCTATTGAAAAGTTTGCTCCATTAACTACTACGAACATTCAGGCTCCGTACGCGCCTTATGCGCATTATTACTATGCGTTATCTGCTTATCAACTAAAAAGATACAGGGAAAGCAAGCAAATGCTTCTTCAATTGTTGAGCCGCTATCCGGGTTGGAACAAGATCAATGATGCCTATTATTTATTAGGTGCAAATAATCTTGCAACCGAGCAATACAAGGAAGGACTTGGTTACTTGCAGCGCATAAAAGATTCTTCTTTCAACAAAGATGTACAGGGTTTAAAGCAGCATTATTTTGGTGAAATCCGTGATCTTGCAAAACTTAGAGATATTCAAAAACAATATCCCGAAGACCGTGATATTGCCATTGCTTTAATTCAATCGATTGAGCATTCGCCGTCATCGACCAAAACGGATCTGATGCAGGCAAGTCAGCTTAGTGCAGATTTCAAAGTGAGTGGTAAAGAAAAAGTTGAAAAAACGGAAGGTCCCGACAAGAGTATTCCAAAGCGCGCAAATCAGTGGGGGAAAGGTTATTATAATGTGTCAGTTTTACTTCCTTTTAGGCTGGATGAATTTGGAAGTTCTAAAAAACGCACAAATCAGTTTGCGTACGACTACTATCTTGGTCTGGTTCAGGCTAAACAGCAGCTTGAAACAGAAGGAATTAAAATAAATCTTTGGGCTTATGATGTCAGCAACGATGAAAAATCGATGAAGGCCATTGTGGGTAATACTGATTTTCAGCAATCAGATCTGGTTATCGGTCCTTTGTATCCAAGCACTTTTGAGGTAGCGGCAAATTACGTTTCAGGTACAAATTTGTATATGTTGAATCCCCTTTCAACAGATGCCAATGTAGTGAAGCATGGAGAAAACACTTTTCTGGCACATCCTTCAATTCCTTTTCAGGTTCAAAAAGCTGCGGAATGGATGAAAACAGTTGCTCCCGGTCCAACGGCTGCGATTTATTATGGAGGTAGTGCAAAAGATTCCATGATGGCGTTTTCCTACGCAGCCGAGTTTATGGCGCGTGGCGGAAAAGTTATACAAATGCTGAAAATCATTTCAGATCGTGAATGGCTGCAAAACAAAATTTTATCGTTTGAAACCAGCAAACCTTCACATGTAGCGCTCTTTGCCTCTGACGGAAATTCAGGAGCTCCAATTATAGAGATTTTAAATGACAGAAAATTGACGGCAACGCCAATAATTGCAACGTCAGGCAGTTTTAATTCTCAACAATCGCGTTTGGGAAAATATGGTTCACGTTTGTATTTGATCGAAACAGATCATGTTGACAGGGACAAAGAAAACGTCCGTGAATTTCAAAAAAACTACTGGTCGCAAACGAATACTTTCCCATCTAATTATTCTTATCAGGGATATGATCAATTGCTTTTCTTCGGCAGAATGTTAGCGGAATATAAAGATGGATTGAAAAGAGGAATTGGAATGAGACGTTATGAAGACGATTACCTTCTTTCCGGTTTTGATTTTACCAGATCACGCGAAAACGAGATTTCGCCCATATTAAAATACAGCGGTACTAAATGGGTACCAGTCAGATAA
- the hemL gene encoding glutamate-1-semialdehyde 2,1-aminomutase — MNISTSQALFEKAQHFIPGGVNSPVRAFRAVGGSPVFIKSAKGPYVYDEDDNEYIELINSWGPMILGHGHELIQKAVSDAIQHSFSFGAPTRREVEIAELITTMVPSIEKVRMVNSGTEATMSAIRVARGFTGRDKIIKFEGCYHGHGDSFLIAAGSGAVTFGTPDSPGVTKGVANDTLTAPYNDLDAVQKLVDANKGHIAALILEPVVGNMGCVLPAEGFLEGLRKICDEEGIVFIFDEVMTGFRLSKGGAQERFGIKPDLTTLGKIIGGGMPVGAYGGKAEIMNWVSPLGPVYQAGTLSGNPIAMAAGLTMLNYLNEHPEVYTQLELSGHKLVNGFTNSIKKLGLNYTINSIGSMYTLFFTDQAVTDFPSAKSSNLPLFGKYFHAMLDRGIYMGPSQFESMFLSTALEDGHIERIIEANEESLKEVIG; from the coding sequence ATGAATATTTCAACAAGTCAGGCCTTATTTGAAAAGGCGCAGCATTTTATTCCGGGTGGCGTAAATTCACCCGTTCGTGCGTTTCGTGCAGTAGGTGGTTCACCGGTTTTTATTAAGTCGGCAAAAGGGCCATACGTTTATGATGAAGACGATAATGAGTATATAGAATTGATCAATTCTTGGGGACCGATGATTTTGGGTCACGGGCATGAATTAATCCAAAAAGCCGTTTCTGATGCCATTCAGCACTCTTTTTCTTTTGGCGCACCCACAAGAAGAGAAGTAGAAATTGCAGAATTGATCACTACTATGGTACCATCCATCGAGAAAGTACGTATGGTGAATTCGGGTACAGAAGCTACCATGTCTGCCATTCGCGTGGCCCGTGGCTTTACTGGACGTGATAAAATTATTAAGTTTGAAGGTTGTTACCACGGTCATGGTGATAGCTTTTTGATTGCTGCCGGTAGTGGTGCCGTAACTTTTGGTACACCTGACAGTCCGGGTGTGACAAAAGGTGTTGCGAATGATACCCTAACGGCTCCTTACAACGATTTAGACGCTGTGCAAAAACTTGTTGATGCCAATAAAGGTCACATTGCAGCTTTGATTTTAGAACCGGTTGTTGGAAATATGGGCTGCGTTTTACCGGCAGAAGGATTTTTGGAAGGTCTTCGGAAGATCTGTGATGAAGAAGGAATCGTTTTCATTTTTGATGAAGTCATGACAGGTTTCCGTCTTTCAAAAGGCGGGGCTCAGGAAAGATTTGGTATCAAACCGGATTTGACTACACTTGGAAAAATTATTGGCGGTGGTATGCCCGTTGGTGCTTACGGTGGAAAAGCTGAGATTATGAACTGGGTTTCTCCATTGGGGCCGGTTTATCAGGCAGGGACATTATCCGGAAATCCCATTGCTATGGCTGCGGGTTTGACCATGCTGAACTATCTGAATGAGCATCCGGAAGTTTATACCCAGTTAGAATTATCAGGTCACAAACTGGTGAACGGTTTTACCAATTCAATTAAAAAACTTGGATTGAATTACACGATCAACAGCATCGGATCCATGTATACTTTGTTCTTTACGGATCAGGCTGTGACGGATTTTCCTTCTGCAAAATCATCAAATCTGCCGTTGTTTGGAAAATATTTCCACGCCATGCTGGATCGTGGAATTTATATGGGGCCATCTCAGTTTGAAAGTATGTTTTTGTCTACCGCGCTGGAAGACGGTCATATCGAAAGAATTATTGAAGCCAACGAAGAATCGCTTAAAGAAGTAATTGGATAA
- the yidC gene encoding membrane protein insertase YidC has protein sequence MDKNFIIGLVLIMLMLVGYQFLVPKPVEPAPIAQVNSDSAKSVTVKGSIASDTAKLALTAGDSSAVKIAPQDLVIETTDSRVVFTNKGGVLKEVMLKKYKTFDKKPLYLIVEDHNKFQIEFPTQTGNINIADLYFQTTATGQTLTAKDSAIISYRADLGKGQFVEQTYVVHGSGYVIDYGIKSNSLVAGDKTIKFDWKNDLLKLENDMNENRKAITVNYYTDGLHSLAQSPTANEAAKAEDPVKWFTIKHKYFLAGLISEKHPFTDVDVQTAVNVNDTTIVKTANVAASIPMLAVQKNEANFQFYIGPNDYHIVQTVKAENFDQNVYLGYAFLKPINKFFLVPLFNLLEGFITNYGLLIICLVLFVKTLLTPLTYKSYISMAKMKLLAPELEELKAKNPDDAAKQQQDQMKLYQEVGVSPLSGCIPVLATMPILFSLFFLFPNLIELRQQTFLWASDLSTYDSFIKLPVSLPFYGNHVSLFTIMMTISSIGYAYYNNQITPTQPGPVNMKMLSYIMPLMFMFVLNSFPAGLTFYYFVSNVVTIGQQLLIKKFVNEDKIRNILEENRKKNANGEKKQTKFQKYLEKSLQAADEAKKKQAELEKRTKRK, from the coding sequence ATGGATAAAAATTTTATAATCGGCTTAGTACTAATAATGCTAATGCTGGTAGGTTATCAGTTTCTGGTTCCGAAACCAGTTGAACCCGCGCCGATAGCCCAAGTAAATAGTGACTCTGCAAAGTCTGTAACTGTAAAAGGTTCAATAGCATCGGATACAGCAAAATTGGCTTTAACTGCTGGTGACTCTTCGGCCGTGAAAATCGCTCCACAGGATCTAGTAATCGAAACAACGGATTCGCGTGTTGTTTTCACAAATAAAGGTGGAGTTTTGAAAGAAGTGATGTTGAAAAAATACAAAACTTTTGACAAAAAACCGCTTTATCTTATTGTTGAAGACCACAATAAATTTCAAATTGAATTTCCAACACAGACAGGTAATATAAACATTGCTGATCTGTATTTCCAGACTACGGCAACCGGACAAACATTGACCGCAAAAGATTCTGCAATTATTTCATATCGTGCGGATTTGGGTAAAGGCCAGTTTGTAGAGCAGACTTATGTTGTTCATGGTTCAGGATATGTTATTGATTATGGTATCAAGTCAAATAGTCTGGTGGCGGGAGACAAGACAATCAAGTTTGATTGGAAAAATGATCTTCTGAAACTGGAAAATGACATGAATGAAAACCGTAAGGCGATCACTGTCAACTATTATACAGACGGTTTGCATAGCCTTGCGCAAAGTCCTACGGCTAATGAAGCGGCAAAAGCGGAAGATCCTGTTAAGTGGTTTACCATCAAACACAAGTATTTCTTGGCTGGATTGATTTCTGAAAAACATCCTTTTACTGATGTTGATGTTCAGACAGCGGTAAACGTGAATGACACGACCATTGTTAAAACAGCAAATGTTGCTGCTTCGATCCCGATGTTGGCAGTTCAGAAAAATGAAGCAAATTTCCAGTTTTATATTGGTCCGAATGATTACCATATTGTTCAAACAGTAAAAGCTGAAAACTTTGATCAGAACGTTTATTTAGGATACGCTTTCCTTAAACCGATCAACAAATTCTTCCTGGTTCCGTTGTTTAATCTTTTAGAAGGATTTATTACAAACTACGGTTTGCTGATTATATGTCTTGTATTGTTTGTAAAAACGCTGTTAACGCCGCTGACTTACAAATCTTACATCAGCATGGCGAAGATGAAATTGCTTGCGCCGGAGCTTGAAGAATTGAAAGCTAAAAATCCTGATGACGCTGCAAAACAACAACAGGATCAAATGAAATTGTATCAGGAAGTGGGTGTGAGTCCGTTAAGTGGTTGTATACCAGTGCTCGCCACAATGCCGATTCTGTTTTCGTTGTTCTTCCTATTTCCGAACTTAATTGAGCTGCGACAACAGACTTTCCTTTGGGCAAGCGATTTGTCGACTTACGATTCATTTATAAAACTACCGGTATCGCTTCCTTTTTATGGTAACCACGTTAGTTTGTTTACCATCATGATGACGATTTCGAGTATCGGATATGCATATTATAACAACCAGATCACACCAACGCAGCCTGGGCCGGTTAACATGAAAATGTTGAGCTATATCATGCCGTTGATGTTTATGTTCGTTCTTAACTCTTTCCCGGCAGGTTTGACGTTCTACTATTTTGTGTCTAACGTCGTGACAATCGGTCAGCAGTTGTTGATCAAAAAGTTTGTGAATGAAGATAAGATCAGAAACATTCTGGAAGAAAATCGCAAGAAAAACGCGAATGGCGAGAAGAAACAAACCAAGTTCCAAAAATATCTGGAAAAGTCTCTTCAAGCCGCTGATGAAGCTAAAAAGAAACAGGCTGAATTAGAAAAACGTACGAAACGTAAGTAA
- a CDS encoding glycosyltransferase, producing MRKYSVIIPVYNRPDELQELLTCLDTQTYKNFEVIIVEDGSKVKSDLVVQSFQHKLDIHYFYKENGGQGFARNTGFEKSSGDYFILLDSDALIEPDYLSIVEQRLNSDYVDLYGGPDTDHPSFSPIQKAISYSMTSFITTGGIRGKKNNMGGTFHPRSFNMGLSRTVYERTGGFQTSRMGEDILFSIGALRLGFRSALIPEAFIYHKRRTQFAQFFRQLKFFGRARINIARFYPEELKLVHTIPFLFTAGVISIPFWFWIFKPFFYLGIAFVLLIILALFFDALRSTKSIKVAFLGIVAAFVQLFGYGIGFIQEGWTRIWEKKSHRETGATIEYPS from the coding sequence ATGCGTAAATATTCAGTCATAATTCCTGTATATAATCGTCCTGATGAATTGCAGGAATTATTGACTTGTCTGGATACCCAGACTTATAAAAACTTTGAAGTTATTATTGTTGAAGACGGATCAAAAGTAAAATCGGATCTTGTGGTTCAATCTTTTCAACACAAACTTGACATCCATTATTTTTACAAAGAAAATGGCGGTCAGGGGTTTGCAAGAAATACCGGTTTTGAAAAATCGAGTGGAGATTATTTTATTCTTCTTGATTCGGATGCGCTGATTGAGCCGGATTATTTGTCAATAGTCGAGCAAAGGTTAAATTCAGATTATGTCGATTTATATGGAGGACCGGATACGGATCATCCTTCTTTTTCTCCAATCCAGAAAGCAATCAGTTACTCGATGACTTCTTTTATTACAACCGGAGGAATTCGCGGTAAAAAGAATAATATGGGTGGAACCTTCCATCCGCGTAGTTTTAATATGGGACTTTCGCGTACCGTTTACGAGCGTACAGGAGGTTTTCAGACGAGCAGAATGGGAGAGGATATTTTGTTCAGCATCGGCGCTCTGCGACTCGGATTTCGCTCAGCATTAATTCCGGAAGCTTTTATTTATCACAAAAGAAGAACCCAATTCGCACAGTTTTTCAGACAACTGAAATTTTTTGGACGTGCGCGGATTAATATCGCCCGTTTTTATCCTGAGGAATTAAAACTTGTCCATACCATACCATTTCTTTTTACAGCTGGTGTGATCAGTATTCCGTTTTGGTTCTGGATTTTTAAACCATTTTTTTATCTGGGAATTGCCTTTGTTTTGTTGATCATTTTGGCGCTATTTTTTGACGCTTTACGTTCAACCAAAAGTATAAAAGTGGCTTTTTTAGGAATAGTAGCAGCTTTTGTTCAGCTGTTTGGATATGGGATTGGGTTTATTCAGGAGGGCTGGACGCGTATCTGGGAAAAAAAATCGCACCGGGAAACCGGCGCGACCATTGAATATCCTTCATGA
- a CDS encoding 3'-5' exonuclease codes for MAFLVLDIEMTGPEPGWNEIIQIGAEFFDDQWRSLGTYLQNVYPENEEAFTAKSEEVHGLSIDDLEEAPMIFDVIPEFEKWLKKLNSGKPNLSNVIICGQSVVYDINFLRFAYRKEKINWPFSNKQIDLHTVSYLFFKILEKNGQSVPRSLSLGSVSAYFGFEREDETHNALEDAQLTARCFKEFFKLIDKIKLV; via the coding sequence ATGGCCTTCCTTGTGCTTGATATCGAAATGACCGGGCCGGAGCCAGGTTGGAATGAAATTATACAAATCGGTGCTGAATTCTTTGATGATCAGTGGCGTTCGCTGGGTACTTATCTTCAAAACGTGTACCCGGAAAACGAAGAAGCCTTTACTGCAAAATCGGAAGAAGTGCATGGACTTTCTATCGATGATCTGGAAGAAGCACCCATGATTTTTGACGTAATTCCGGAATTTGAAAAATGGCTCAAAAAATTAAATTCAGGCAAACCCAATCTTTCAAACGTTATTATTTGTGGACAAAGTGTTGTTTACGATATTAATTTCCTTCGTTTCGCCTATCGGAAGGAAAAGATTAACTGGCCATTTTCCAATAAACAAATTGACCTACACACGGTTTCTTACTTGTTTTTCAAAATTTTGGAAAAGAATGGACAATCCGTTCCACGTTCATTAAGTCTGGGCTCCGTTTCCGCCTATTTTGGTTTTGAAAGAGAAGATGAAACACACAATGCACTGGAAGATGCCCAATTAACAGCGCGTTGTTTTAAAGAATTCTTTAAACTGATTGATAAGATAAAACTGGTATGA